The segment TCCCTAGACCGTGATTTCATCAACTCTGAACTCAGTTGGAAGGCGGGACACCCTGTGAAAGGCTTAAATTGCGTTTATCTCGAGTCAAGAAACGGATCCGTGCTGCTGGCCACCGCCGACTGCGCcgaggagaaaaatttgctttgtgATTTGCGGAAAAAGGCGGCCTCCTCGCAAATCGCTATGCAAAACGAGTGTGCCGATATTTGGAACATCCCCAgcggtaaaaaaattactaaattaaataagggtttatttccatttttttaaatgttaaatttataattttcctttgtgaattaatttttttagaataacaacaatttaattattttcctttagaCCAAATTGACTTTTTACTGAACACTACTGCCTTTGGTTCAGCGACCATTTCACAAAACTTGAAGGCaattataagaaaatatttatttaattcaattttaattttaatattaaattatctatctagtgttttttgaaatgcatCGGCTTTGACATGGgaatggtaaaatttaaataaaaatttaaaactatattcATAGACACTCGAGGAGAGTAACAAGAATATATTTCATCTTTTTAGTTTAAactaggaaaattaattgctgtaGACACGTTGCGCCAAATAGAGCTGGCCACTCAAGAAGAACCCGCGAAATTGGAACAAGGATTTACTGCTTACGATGAATGCAGTGGCATCAGTTTGGCTTTTTACTAAACTACtagactgaaaattaaatacaaaatcacACAGGATTCGACGACGAGTGCGTGACTGCGCATGAAATTTACAAGTGCGGATTTGAAAAGGCCCCTACAATTGTGACAAACATCGTAAAAAACAACTACGACCCTATCAGCGTGGTCagaattattatattgattaaaaggaacaaaaaaataaaaggttttattattttagggGTCTTCTCCGATTCCGTTTTACCCAGTGCGCCGAACATGCTGGCTTTCGAAATTGTTTCCCTGCGTTGCAaacgtgattttaattaaatagatcGTGTTTGAttaagtttctgagcccaccaatcgattcctgagggtcgaattaggttaatgtggacgttttttccgttaaaaaagtgcagtgcGGCGTGCGAACTtgtttcccgccaaaacaatttgaacgtttttgcgagagctgcgcatgcgtcagagctggctggacctgacaaagaagtcattcgtacacaGGCGgactctctgcaagtgctcaaacctgCTCTGACGCATGTGCACTTCGCGCATCCATGatattttggcgggaaaaaagttggcacgtcgcgctgcactgtTTGGGCGGAAAAAAGATCCAATTTACCTacttcgaccctcaagaatagAATGGTGGTCTCAAAAACTTTGTGGAAGAAGGTCTTTaagtatataatattaaaatttcagcaaactGCTATAGATTCGATCAACCTGTTGGGAAGAGGTGAAAACATACATAGCTTAagactaataaaaaataaaaataaaactttctcTTTCAAAAGACAACATTGGTTCAATGGTTACAGTTGCTAACAGAACCTTTTATGCCAGAactattgattttattgactTCGTAGTAAGAGATTATAAAAaccaaagcaaaaattacacATCTATAATGTTAACCCTTACTATTTGAGAATCCGATTCACGCGTTCAAACACTGCTGCGCCCTCGGAATGAAACTGTTCGAACCAGCAACCCTGGCAGATATGAAACTGGCCTTAAACATAACTGGTatgcaaaaattccaaataaataaaggtttgattaactaattaatttttataggaCGAGGTGATTTGAATGTGGTTCTAGGCGACACAGAGTTCATCAATCAGTCGCACGAGGTGTGGTGTCGCAGCCGCACAATTTTGCAAGACAGTTTCTACGAGTTCAAAAGCAATTGGCAAAGGTATCCGAGCGTGGATTCGATAATTGGAATGTTCGTGAAAACTCCGGCTGTGATCGTCTCATTGGATCCGGTTCTAAGCCTGCATGAATTGTTCATCAACCAAACAAAACAAGCCAAGTTTGGATCTTTTATCTGCGAGCACCTCTAGCTCAAATAGTTGAAAGTATGGGCACGaagatacatatatatttgattCAAGCATTTTCTGGGGATTTATTATTACCTAAGCAATGTGATAGTGGATTTTCTTAGCACTGagtcaattaatttgtaatttttggttCTATAGCTCtgttgatttaattgaaataaaaacaattgaagtttcgcattttttaattttatttcagcttcTCAGAATACTAATTATGTTTTCGGTGTGCGTGTGAAATTCTCAAAAGTACATACTAGTCTGTTTTTTATTCGCACTAAATTAAGTTCGAATAAACATTACAAATATTCACTCGCACTTTATCAAagatttaagaatttaaacttCAACCTTCACTCTGTGTTCACTATTTAAccaagaaaaagaaatcagTCTTGAAATTTCCcaaagaataaacaacagtATTAGAAGAGCTGCTCCATGATAACAACTCTGTTTGGAGCTGGGTTttattttagtgaaaattaGATTAGGTGCTACTaaaggggaaaaataaaaattacctgaTTGGTTCATTCGTTACCCTCAAAACAGGCAAGAAATCGATTCCTTAATTctgatttgttcaaatttcttcctaaatattttaaaattttcataaacacAATAGgggtaataaattttcagctttgatTAAATATCGTGATGAAATCCGTGATTGATGGATGCTCCACATTGAAAAGAGGAAGAGATAACATTCCATAGTGACGCGACAGCTCGGTGATTTGGTGTGGGAAGCGATGCCAGCTAGCAGTTAAGCTCACCGCAGTCTGGCTTTAAAGCCATAGACACCAACAGCACCAAATGATTTTGATAAGTCCGCTGGGCTTTTCGCTCCTTTTTGTGCTGGTGATCAGCGGAGAGTTATTGAACCAAGTAAGTCCGATAACTTCAAAGAAATgagattataaaattttcctcttgcaGAAgggcaaaaatgtcaaatcgGTGAAAATCCGCATACCAGCAAATGGAAATTCAggtttgagaatttttaatttatggattttaatttttatcgttaaAATTAGGTCCCATCAAAATTCAACTTCCAAAAGGCTTATTATTACGTCGTCAGAAAATCATCAAGTGTtgcggatttaaaaaatgcctgCCGCCAAAAAACGGGACAACATTTTTCAGAACTGCATCTTCGGCGCCAATTAACAACCTGAACAGTAAAGGAAAAGAAACATCTCTTGTGAGTACACCATATACAGAAAACGCCCTCATAGTTTCAACATCAATCACACTCCTAGGAAAATAATTCGCTGTCATCATTCCAAAAATCCGCTGCGACTGCGACAGGAAATTCGATCGAAGGACTGAGCAGCGGCCATGATGCATTAACTGGAGCGGACGTAAACTCAGCAGCGAGCAGtaatatgaaatgaaaatgaaaagcagccgatgaaatttatgaaaaatcaaaagcctCTGCTGACAGTGGCAGCACCAGCGGTTTATTGGGCAGTGGGGGAAATGCGGCTGCTGACGTCACGCCTGCAGATGGGACGGCGGGCAATGACGTCATCATTGGTGCAGCCACTTCAACGCCTCTGGACTCTGCTCCCCCTCCCCTAATAAACGGCGTGACGGATGTTTGGGGTGCTTTTCCTTCAGGGGTCACTTCTCCCGCACCAATCAACCCCTCAGCAGACGTGACTGCttcagaaatgcaaattaaaacagcGACAATTTCCGTGTCATTACATGGATTGACAACAACGTacagtttcaaatttagaGAAAGATTCGATATTATAGTctttaaatgaatatatagGGGTGCAGCGCATCATTGTAATTTTCCCCTGAACTATATGTTTTCATGCGCCCCTCCCTGCACTCGAAGAGTGAGGAGGAGGCAGTTGTACGCGAGCCGCAAAGTGAGGCGGACGTGATTTTAATAAACCCGAGTGCCAACAAATAGGAGTAGTTTGTATTATCCCTAGATCTCTCATTTGTAGTTAACTTGCAAGTTAGACTTAGGATTTGCAATTTGCGTAAAGCTCCTCTTTTGGCACTGTCCTTCAGGCAGTGTTGGAGGACCGAGGACACAACCATCCTCCCCATAGTGCGGAGGACTTGGTTAGTGTCCGGCTTGCATCGTCGCGTCCCGGCGAACTCAGGCTTAAGTTAGTGAACACGCTGCCGCCCCACGGGAGTGCGGCCAGCGGTCCAGAAAGGCCAAACACGGTAAGCACCAAGAGTGCTAACCGGCGTAGCGCACCTAACACAAGTCCCGAACCCTAGACCGGGCAGTGCGTTACATTTGGGGGCCTGTCCGCTGCGAGTACGGCACTCGTAGTTGAGACGAACCTTCCTCTGTCTTTTACTGGACAGCTGAAACGCCCATAAAGACTGCGCTCGCTGTAGAGCGTTAAGTTGAGTTTGGGCACCGCGCGTTATTAATTAACGGCGGTAACAGGAGTAAGCTCCAAAAGCTAAACTTAAGTTTGAGTCGCGAAAACCGACGAAGGCGAGATGGCCTCCAAGTCCACTGATCCCATGGGAGAATCAGTGGATTCTAATAACACGCTGACGGGAACCGGGGAGAGTTCTCGAGCAAATGATACAACTCATTTTACACTCCCAGGGTCTTACAATCAACCCTCGGGCGTGGATTTGCAATTGAATGtatacaaaaatgaaaattcaaatggcCTTGAGAAACTAGCGGCCTTACTCATGGATGCAAACATGAAACCTgaggatttatttcaaaaattgaactcTGATCAGGCAAGGGCTCCAGGTGGCGTACAATTTCAAGCGACCTCAAGCCCCATTTCGAACCATTTTAATCATGGATTGCTTGGAAGAAATCAGTCGCAGCGCGGATCGATTCCGCTGACGGCTCCGCATGATACATTGTCAGGGACATTGCCGACATTCCAAGGAGCGCAAAGCGTCCCAAGCATTCAAGCAACATTGTACAAGCTGGCGAAAATTCCAGTGCCAACATTCTCGGGTCGAACAGATAAAAAATCCCCGTATGAATATGtgagacaaattaaattgatatctGTGGCACATGGAATCTCCCTGATTGAAATGGTAAAATACCGCCTGCCAACAGCACTTGTTGAAGAAGCAGCAAATTGGTTCGCCATATACGGAGAAATATTCCAGACATGGGAACAATTTGAGAGCGCGTTCATGCAAGAATATTGTGCGCCAAATTACAAAGAGCAGCTTGCAAGGGACCTGGAGAAAAGATTCCAGCATGCGGACGAGCCTCCTTCCGTATTTTTGCACAAGATATACTTAATGTGCAAACAGATTGATTCCAATTACGGAGAAGGGGACATCattaaaaaggcaatttcTTTGCTTCACCCTGAATATCGGCGATTTATTGTCGGTAGGACATTTGCAACAATTGCTGACCTTGATGAGACACTCAAATTGGTCCAAGCTGAAATATACAGATCTCGCACTTACCGGCTTCCGCCTCCAGCAGCCGAGTTTGCAGAGCCTGCGTTCGCTTACCAAGTCAGAAAGACGCCTCAAACACCATTGGTCCAGTCGCATGGCCGCCCTGGCAGTCAATCCATGAGTCAGCAGGTCACTCTAAATTCTCTAAACCCCAGACTTGGCAGGGGGCCTCACCCTGGTCCTCGTCCTTGGTATCAGGGACAACCTGGACAGGGACAAAGATTTCAGTATGGCCAGAGCCGCGGCGCAAATCAATATTTACCCGCCAGAGGAGGTTTCCAACCTCGCGCCATTAACCAGCCACAACGTCCTGCAGTCCAAGGTGCCGCAGGTCGTGGACAGCTGGCTTTACCATGGAAATCAAATGGCCCACCTGGCGCAGCAGCCGCAAGACAAAATGACCTGAATAAGCGCACAAGTCAGGGGAAACCTGcaacacaaaatcaaaatgccaATCAATATAAGAGCAAGCAACAGTTCAGGTCAAATTCAGCTGAAGTAAATGAACCAATTCCAGCAGAACAGGAGCAAACAGAAGATGCTGTTGACCAGCAGTATGAGTATGATCAAATGCAATATAATGATTATTACTATGATGAGCACTATTATTACCAGCCATTTGATGAGTATGGTGCCACTCATGAACAGACTTTCGCTGCTGAGGAAAATTCTGAACCTGAAATTGCAGATGAGAATTCAAAAAACTAATCAGCGAGCCTGTCTCAACTCCTGTGCAAACTgaaagaacagaaaaatctAGGCCccataatggaaaaatttctccGCGCGTGCGTAAGGACCAAATTAACAGAAAACTACAAAAGGCAGTTTTACAGAGACACATGCAATCTGAATCAAATCAACAATTAGCTGCCATCAAACCAGTTATTAAAGTACGCATATTAGGGAGAAGTTATTTAGCTCTTTTAGACACAGGATCAGATATTTGTATATTGGGACAGGCTACTTTTGAAAAGTTCAAAggcaaaaatgcaacagtgtggcacacaaataaaaagataaaaatggtgAATGGATTAACTGACCTACTTGGCGGAATGTCTATCAAGATTCACACTCCTGCAGGGAGttttgtgcagaatttcttCGCAGTTCCTGACAATTCAGATCAAATCTTATTGGGACGCGATTTCCTCTGTCAGGCAAAGATGGCAGTCACGCCAACAGGTTGGTTTAAGACAGACAACCCTTTAGTTGAGCACCCATTCGTCCAGTACAGTCCTTTGCAAAATAGAAAACAGTGTCAAAATGCAACActcaataatgaaaatttactagAAAACTTACTTAGCAGGATAGAGAATGACACTGGTGGCCTCATAAAAAAGGTAGTGGCAGATTTCTACACCAAGGGCGTCTTTTCAGAAAAGCCTGGCCTCGCCAAAGGTGTAGAGCAAGTCCTCAAAGTGCAGGATGGACCACCTTTCCAAGCCCCTTTGAGACCTATGAGTGCAaagatgagaaaaatattagagtTGAaagttaatgaattaattgagGATGACATAATAGAGCCATCAACTTCTGATTTTCTTTGCGCTCCAGTTttgataaagaaaaacaagGACAGCAAGAAGGGAAAGGACAAAGAGCCACCTGACAAATCACTTGAGGAACAGGTTGAGGAAGAAGCAGACATGTTTCGACTTTGCATTGATTCGCGAGCTATTAATTCACGGTTGATTGGCGTGGAACCTTACAATATTCCACCTATGGACTATATATTTGCCCAGCTTGCCGGTGCCCGCTACTTTACTATACTTGATTTGAAATctggattttttcaaataccaGTACACAAGGATAGCAGGAAGTATTTAGCATTCAGAACACACAAAGGCTGTTTTCAGTATAAAAGAgctagttttggtattgcatCTACTCCATATACATTCCAGCGCTATATGGACAGCATTTTGGGGGAACTTTATTGGCAGAGCGCATGTTGCTATTTCGATGACTGTATAATTTTCTCTGAACACTTAGATGACCATGTAAGGCATTTGGCTGCAGTTTTAGAACGAATAAAAGAAGCAGGGCTTACAATTAACCCAAAGAAAGTAAAATTCGCAGCCACTGAGTTAAAAATACTGGGCCATATTGTCTCTCAGGGAGAATTGAAACAAGATCCAAGCAAGCTGAGCGCAATCAGAAATTTCCCAACGCCAAAAACCAAGAAACAGTTGCTCAGATTTTACGGCATGTGTGTTTTCCTCAAAAGTTTCATTCCAAGAATGGCGCTGATCGCGAAACCATTAACAAAACTGATGGGCGATTCGCCATGGCAATGGACAAAATTGCAAGAAGATGCATTTGAATCcctaaaaaagcaaatttgctCAGAAACCTGCACATTGGCATTACCAgacctgaataaaaaatttactatcaTAACAGATGCAAGTAAAGTTGGTATTGCAGGATGCTTAATGCAAGAGCACAATGGCCAGCTAAAACCAATTGCATATACTTCCAGGGCGTGCACTAAGTTGGAACAGAATTTTTGTACAACTGAGTTGGAACTTTTAGCCATAGTCCATTCATGCATGAAATTTAACTCATATGTTGAATATGCGGAAGTAGAAATTCAAACTGATCACAGTGCAATCAAGGATATCTATTACATGACAGATGCCTCAGGTAGGGTAAAAAGATGGCTCATGAAAATTGCTCATTTAAACGCAATAATTACGTACCGGCGAGGAAAATCAAATCAGCTTGCTGATGCTCTCAGTAGAGCGCCAGACGAGACTGCGGTACCAATAAAAGCAGAGGAGGATTGGCGAGAACGCGAAATTCCACTTCATGAGCACAGGGAGGCCAAGTTGCGTTTCGACACCTGTGAAGTAGGATTGAATGGCCATCACTGCAGTCGCTGCTCCAACAGAGCGCCGCTGACGTTTTCTCAACCGAAATCTCCAGAGCCATCCTCAGGGACTTTCCTAGAAACAAAGCCAACAATTAGTCCATTGCAACACGAGAAACCAcctaaaccaaaaaatatacagGGAGTcagacacaaaataaaaacaaagatgAAAAAGGCAAACCCTTGGCCAAAGCAAAAGTTCATCTCCAAGCTAATATTCCCAAACAGGAGGAAAACTAAAAACGCAATTAACATCATTGATTCCTGCGTTGCACAGGTCACTGATTTCTCTCACATCCCGTTAACCATCCAAGAATGGAGTGATGAACAAAATAAAGATCCAGGGATAGTGATACTGAAGCAAAAAGTACGCAGGAATGAGAATAAAGTTTTCATGCTACAAGACATGAATTTGCTTTGCAAACCTTGCGGTGATAAACATCTTATTGTTGTACCTGATCACATGAGGAAAGCTGTTTTGCAGATCTGCCATGATTCACTTGTTGGTGGTCACTTTGGTGTTCAAAAAACAGCCCAGCGCATTTCAAATACTTTTTGGTGGAGAGGAATGCGGGACGATGTCCATGACTGGGTTCGCTCATGCGAAACTTGTCAACGGATAAAGCCTAGAAACCGGAAAAATTTCGGTTACTTCACCTCAAAACCAGAAAAAGGCGTGGGCCATGAAATAAGCATTGATGTTATAGGGAAGCTACCAAGAAGCTCTAGAG is part of the Cloeon dipterum chromosome 1, ieCloDipt1.1, whole genome shotgun sequence genome and harbors:
- the LOC135943165 gene encoding uncharacterized protein LOC135943165; translated protein: MTSMESAGKLSCFSKTVAKFAPLTYGDFWLSGTDLGYSSSFRWCSLDRDFINSELSWKAGHPVKGLNCVYLESRNGSVLLATADCAEEKNLLCDLRKKAASSQIAMQNECADIWNIPSDQIDFLLNTTAFGSATISQNLKCFLKCIGFDMGMVKFK
- the LOC135934145 gene encoding uncharacterized protein LOC135934145 — protein: MVTVANRTFYARTIDFIDFVNPIHAFKHCCALGMKLFEPATLADMKLALNITGRGDLNVVLGDTEFINQSHEVWCRSRTILQDSFYEFKSNWQRYPSVDSIIGMFVKTPAVIVSLDPVLSLHELFINQTKQAKFGSFICEHL